The following nucleotide sequence is from Coffea eugenioides isolate CCC68of chromosome 3, Ceug_1.0, whole genome shotgun sequence.
TGCATCTCATCTACTTCCAAATATCAATTTATcaaatttaacaaatcagacaAGTATGACTACACATtaacaaaatatataaattttgcATATCGTAGTTCTTTCCTAAAAATTTCCCGCCAATATATTATATTGTAGCATGATTGACCTTTCGTAAAAATTTCCCGCCAATATTTAATAGCAAGCATATATGTTATGAACGAGTTCGTTAAGATTTTAGATATGGTGGACTAAGAAccaataaaaattttcaaacttcttGATCTCTATTATTTAAAAGCTTAATTGATCATCTAACATGTTTTGATAATTGTTCAGTTTACTTATAATATAACTAAAAACAACTTAATCTTAAGGCATACAGTTACATGAAAAATTAGATATACATCTCATGTATTTTTTATATATCAATTTATCATATCCGACAAATGATTAGACACGTGTATAACAATACAATAATGAACaagatttaaaattttaactaCATCGTAGAAAGATTATGCTTTCCTAAAAGTTTGCCACCAATATTTATTAGAAAGTATATACACACGGACAAGTtcgttaaaattttaaatatggtGGACCCAAGAATTTAACGCTAATAAAATTTTCTTGGATCGATTGGCGTTGTTAGCAAAATACGACAAGAGTTTGTTACGATTTATAGTGATCGCATTCCTcatatgtaaaaaaaattattacacAATTTCTCAAACTACTTAACCTCTTTTAGTTAAAAACTTAATTGAtcatttaatatatttttaaaattgttGCATTTACTGAATATCTTTTCACACTACACTTACAATCcaaaaaagaggaaaatgatATTAATACAAGATGTGATGAAAAGTTGCTTTTCCTAATTTCCTTATTTGGAAAACGTAAAAATATAGTAGAAttcagaaaattaaaaaaattaggaAATGAGTTTTGGGATTAATTTATATACTATGTATGTATATAGTGTGCATCTTACGAGATATTACAGCCATACCAAACGAACCATTCCCCACCCCAAATGCCAACCTAGCTAGGTTTGCCTTATCACTCTTTACCTTTCctttgctatatatatatagtcatTAGTCACCAGTGCACGCACACACCATTCATACATTCAAATTACCATCCTTCATTTCCCCATCCCTTGTCTCAAACACCAGCCTTAGATTGAAAAAGTAAACAAGTCCAAGGGGAAAGTAGGCGCACCAAAAATGGTGGTGAACCATGCTCAAACCCCGCTTGGTGTACGTACGAGGTCCATGACTCTGGAACTCAAGCGTATACAGAAGTTACCTGCTTCACCATCAGCTGCATCTGCAGCCATTGGAGATGGTGGATCCTATCTGCAACTGAGGAGCCGTAGGGTGGAAAGGCTCTCACCATTTGCTGCTAAAGCAAAAACCCGAAAGATTCTCAAGGGTTCGACTTCAAAGAGCCAGGGAACTAGGCCAGCCAGTGAGAATCAAGAAAGTGAGAAAGACAAGGGGAAGCGTCCAATGCTGGAGGAGAATGAAAAtgaggagaaaaacaaaaacccTGATGATTTGAAGGTCATGGAGTCCTCCTGGGGAGAGAACAACTTGGAGGCTAAAAGTGCTGAAAGGTGGGTTTATTTCTGTTTTGTTGACTTTTGAtgactttatatatatatatatatatataaaggttTTCATTGTTTTGCATAAATGGAATTTATGTTTTTGGTGCTAACATTGAATTTTAAGAAGTTGACACTGAAATTTATTTGGTTTCAACAAAAATGTTTTGCAAGTTTTAAATTTCAATCTTTTACAAGATATAGTTTGGCTAGTTGAAATTTTTTCTATGCTGTCACTAAAATGTGATTGAAAATGATAAAGTCagaattggttttttttttttgtttttaaaggaGGAATAGTTTTGGATTTTGATAGAATaaattttttctgcaaaaatcTCTTTGTTTTTATTAAAAATGCATTACTTTTGGGTGTTTCTTATTTGGGTCCTTGATTGTGTGCATTGGTATACATATGGAAACCCCGATTTGGTTTAGACCCTTCTATTGTTGCTTGAAGAATGaggtatattttaaaaaattgaatgTTTTCACCATTCAATATGGTTTTAAGGATTTTTGTAACTTTTTTAGCATTTTGATTTTACTCTATGCACTTTATTAGATTCTTGAAATATTagcaaagaaattaaaaaaaaaatctagagtTTTGTTGGAGTGTCACAGCCACGTGGTTGTTCGAATTTGTACACCTCAaagtgtattttttttcttgtgctATCCTTAGGAATTCTTTTCCACAAATTTTTGTTACAAACATTTGTCATGACTTCCAAGAATGGTCTCCTATATATGATTTTAGCAAAGATTTTTAgcttttcaatttcattcattcgaGAATATCaagattcattattttttttaaaaaaaatcattcttttttttcaattattttctcATTGAGTCCCTTGAATCCTATGAATCAAACTTGATGGACCTAATCGAGTTGATTCGATTTGATCTCAATTACAATGATTCAAGCCGTGAACTCGTTTTAATCGTTAATTGCATGTTCATCTTCTAGGTTGGGTTCATTTTCTGACTTTTTTGGTTGATTGCTAACCAATTCAATTATTTGCTACTTTACTTATTTGGGAAAATTCGAGTTATTCAAAATGTGCTTCTTAACTTGAGGATCCAAGTCTTAATAGTTTTCCCAAATAGACACACCATTTACAAGACAAAGTTTCTTTCCGTCAAAGGGCTAGCAATTTTTGCCAATATCTATTTGTGTGTTTGCTTATCCGTTGGTGTTTGACCAAATTGCCAAATAATTGTACTAACAGCTGTTCCATCCCACGTTACTCTGTGCTTATAAGATTTCAAATTCTAATCCTCCTTTTATGGCAATTTACTTGTATCTAAGcatttcttattttaatttatgGATCTAACGAGTTCGGattccttcaattttctttttaggGCCACAAGGGAGACCACGCCAGTCCATTTGATTAGGGATCCAAACGCTCTGGTTCTTCCCCCCTTTTCAAGCACCAGGCGTCGCTACACCCGCACCACAAGGGCCAATCCAAGGCAGTTCATTAACCCGGTAGAAGATTACCTGAACGCACTTTTTGGTGATCTTGAAGAGAGGCATAAAAACAAGTGCATTGAGAAGTATGTGTGAGGGTTTTTATTTCCTAACAAGgccattatttttcttcttctcatgaatttccagcttgtgGACAATTAGACAAAGACATTTTCTTGATGAATATTAATTTTGTGCAGGTACAACTTCAACTTCGACAAGGAAGAGCCGCTACCTGGCCGTTATGATTGGGAGAAATTGATGCCTTAATTTGGTTTAGGAAAAGTGTTAACAGGTGATGGAAATCCTTGTACTTCCATTGTCGTGTCTTTTATGTACAAAATAAGGGGACTAGGGTAGTGAAGGACTTGTCGACTAATGATCTGTAACATGTTAAAGGAGATAGCTCAGTTTCTTCAATTGTCTAGAAGTTCATTAGAACTTGTTTGTTGTCGTCGTCGCCGCCGTCGTCAGTTGTGTTTGTATAAGTTTCTTTGTTTATTGTTCGTAACTGTACTGTGTGGAACTCTTTCAAAGAATTAATAAAAAAGACCGATTTCCTTTGTTGTACTTTTGGCCTTCTTTTTGACTGTTTTCTTGtgaatttctttttcctatcaaatctggaaatctaAAGCTCGAAGTTTAAATCCAGAATTCTAGAACTCCAAGTGCTAGGCCTATCTTAAAATGGAATTTCTAGgcctctcaattttctagccTGTTCATGGATTGCTTTTTGGGTACCCCGCATCCACTATTTATCAACCATATATAGACTAAGTGCTTAGGAAGTTGTCCGATGTTGCGTTTTGTTTGCTGACATGGCATTTGATgatttgctggaaagtggtCGTTCTCCATGCGCCTTTCACGTGAACTGCTGCTTGCAATTGTTGGCCTGTGGATTGCGTTTGTCAGCCACCGAACCCTGGCTGGAAAAAATCAACTCCTTCAATGGAACCCGAGACCGGACTCATAGTGGTCATACTGGTCATCAacagtaataataataatagtgttaggCTTGTGGTGCTGATAATAATGCTACTCTGCTTCCCATTTTACCTAATGTCAGGTTTTTGGTGAGGTTAGAGTGTGTATTTGGGTCAAAGTGACAACTCCTGTTTTACCTGTTTACCCTTGTCTTAcatgtttatttacttttttttttggcttggcTTAGTTTAGCTATTGTTGGGTTATAGATGTCAAAATAATGCTTTGTCACTTTGTAGCTTGTCAGCCATGCGTACCTTCTTTGCCTCTTATACTTTCAAAACGTTGTCTTCCGTACGCCTTGGGAAGCTATTCCATACTTTCTATCCTGGATTTTGCAGATGCTATCATGCTTTGTGGTTGGTTTATGCATTCGGTGATCATTTTTCCTCTTTCGTTCCGTTGTTTCAGCTATAAGGTTGGTTTGCTCTTTTTCCCTCTGCTTGGTTCTCTGTTCTTTTGGAGCTTTCATTTCTATTGTCCAGCTTCGAGGTAATTATCTCCGCCAGTTTTTCCCTTTTCGGTTTATCTACTGTTTACTGCTTCTGCTTATCAGCTGTGCCAGCATTTGCTATTTTATTCGCTGACTTTGTTCCATTTTCCCCTGTTTGCGTGCTTGTGAATGCTGATCCATGCATGCCGTTGCTATTGTGGTAAGCTcattttaaaaccaaaaaaaaaaaacctttcccgcctctttgttttctttccaaTATCTCATCTTTCTGTGCTTGCCATTTCCTCTTTTACAGCTTTATTTGATGTCGTTGTGCTTGGGATTTTCTGGCATTCTCGTTCTTCCGAGGGCGCTGCTATGGAGCTGATCTTCTGTTATGTGTTATGGCAGGAACTTGGTTGCAGGTCAGATGCttgtttctttgttttgctTGCCTTTTCCCTCCTTCTGCCTGCATTAGTTGCTGACTATTTCTTGCCTCCTTCCTGGTCATTCCGTACTTTACGTATTTTCCCCAGCATGCATGGCTTCTTGAGAATCTTCATGCTTTCTTTAGTGTTTTTGCTTGGTGCATTGTTTAATCTTTCTTTATCCTTTTCGCTTCCTGCATTTTTGTACTGTACATCGTGCTCATGCATGTCTTCATCCTTTGATTGTTTAATTTCTTACACCAATTCGCATGTGCTCCTGTTCTTTCCCTTGGTTTCTGCTATGTTCTTTTATGCTTATTGTCGGTTCTTACAAAGTCATCGTATCTGGAATGTTCTTCCTTAGTTATCTTAGTGAAATGGATAAAAATTCTCTGCGCCGAAAGCGCTATGCCGAAATGTCTCCAGATGCCAAGGCTGCACTTTTGTGCCGGAGACGTGAAGCCAGGCTTGTTAAGAAAAAAGACAGCACGCTCAATACATTTAATTTCCAGTAAATCACATTTAATTTCCTCTGCAAATACCCAGCACGCTCAATCTTCTCTTCAAACTACATCCTGCTAAACAATACCCGTAAGATGAACCCTTCTACCATGCCTTTGTCTGCTATTCATCCGTCCTTGAAACACTGGGGAGTTACTGTCCAGGCAATTGAAGCAACACATGTGAAGTCTAGCTCAATTCTTCAGCAACAATTTCAAACATTTGTGCTTGCTGACGCAGAGGTAATATATATCCAAGTCTTCCTTTTACCTTCAAATCATCAAACTAACTTCAATACAATTTAATACTTGCTAATCACAGGGTACAACAGTCGAAATGCATGTTCCTCAGAGCATTCTCGATCAAACAACTAAACTGCTTGTACCGTTTAAAACATACCACATCTCTGGAGCTTTGGTTTCTCCGCCAATTACTGATACTGCCATCAGTCAATatccatttcatttcattgctACTGAAGATACTTTAATTGAAGAAATTCAACAGGCTGGTCAGCCTTCTCTTCCTCTTCATTTCCAGCTACATTCTTTCTCTACATTAGCCGTAATTGCTGACACTGATCAGCTTATAAGTAAGTTAGTCCT
It contains:
- the LOC113765926 gene encoding cyclin-dependent kinase inhibitor 4-like, with translation MVVNHAQTPLGVRTRSMTLELKRIQKLPASPSAASAAIGDGGSYLQLRSRRVERLSPFAAKAKTRKILKGSTSKSQGTRPASENQESEKDKGKRPMLEENENEEKNKNPDDLKVMESSWGENNLEAKSAERATRETTPVHLIRDPNALVLPPFSSTRRRYTRTTRANPRQFINPVEDYLNALFGDLEERHKNKCIEKYNFNFDKEEPLPGRYDWEKLMP